One window from the genome of Elaeis guineensis isolate ETL-2024a chromosome 5, EG11, whole genome shotgun sequence encodes:
- the LOC105045891 gene encoding zinc transporter 8-like: MIRPLALLFFFSLPLLPIFTVAGDGDCSPDEEDRNKSKARPLKIAAFFSILVCGAIGVCLPILSKSIPALSLENDIFFAIKAFAAVVILATGFIHILPDAFENLTSLCLNDNPWGNFPFAGFGAMLGALGTLMVDTLATSYFTRSARAVGDENNKGDAAMGGSAGDHHVVHVHATRGHAHGPTVYVSDKLERNRVISLELELGIVVHSVIIGISLGASDSPSTISPLVAALSFHQFFEGMGLGGCIAQAKFKIKSMAMMILFFSLTTPVGMAIGFGISSVYNKNSPITLIIKGCLNSVAIGILIYMALVDLLVEEFMNPKVQSKGKLQFEINVSLLIGVYLMSLLAKWA; the protein is encoded by the exons ATGATAAGACCCCtagcccttctcttcttcttctccctcccCCTCTTGCCTATTTTCACCGTCGCCGGAGACGGCGACTGCTCCCCCGACGAGGAGGACCGGAACAAATCCAAAGCCCGGCCGCTCAAAATCGCGGCGTTCTTCTCCATCCTGGTCTGCGGTGCCATTGGCGTCTGCCTCCCGATCTTGAGCAAATCCATCCCCGCTCTCAGTCTGGAGAACGATATCTTCTTCGCGATCAAAGCCTTCGCCGCGGTCGTCATACTCGCCACGGGATTCATCCACATACTTCCGGACGCTTTCGAAAACCTGACCTCGCTGTGCCTCAATGATAACCCCTGGGGGAATTTTCCCTTTGCCGGATTCGGGGCGATGCTTGGTGCCCTCGGGACGCTGATGGTGGACACTCTGGCGACGAGCTATTTTACTCGGTCGGCGAGGGCGGTGGGCGACGAGAATAACAAAGGGGATGCGGCGATGGGTGGGTCTGCGGGAGATCATCATGTGGTCCACGTCCACGCCACCCGCGGGCATGCTCATGGGCCCACCGTCTATGTCTCTGACAAGCTCGAGCGCAATCGCGTCATCTCCCTG GAATTGGAGTTGGGGATCGTGGTCCATTCGGTGATAATTGGGATATCGCTGGGTGCATCAGATAGTCCCTCTACTATAAGCCCCCTGGTGGCTGCTTTAAGCTTTCATCAGTTCTTTGAAGGCATGGGCCTTGGAGGATGTATCGCTCAG gcaaaatttaaaatcaagtcaATGGCAATGATgatcctcttcttctccctcaCTACTCCTGTTGGAATGGCAATAGGTTTTGGAATATCATCTGTTTATAACAAAAATAGTCCTATCACTCTAATTATTAAAGGTTGTCTCAATTCAGTAGCTATAGGGATTTTAATCTACATGGCTCTTGTTGATCTTCTAGTTGAAGAATTTATGAACCCAAAGGTACAAAGCAAGGGAAAGCTACAATTTGAAATAAATGTCTCCTTACTTATAGGAGTATACTTAATGTCTCTTCTCGCTAAATGGGCATAG